In the genome of Bacteroidetes Order II. bacterium, one region contains:
- a CDS encoding glutamine synthetase III, with product MGASKRFNAISTIINADPVSDSFDYMNEPSGALYGTNVFSPDVMKNVLPKQVYRSLMDTIRDGKPLDMSTADAVASAMKDWALSKGASHYAHIFYPLTGRTAEKHDSFFEPDGYGKIVEFTGATLLRQEPDASSFPSGGLRATHQARGYTAWDPTSPAYVLETPNGVTLCIPTAFVSWTGEALDNKTPLLRSKQVLDAQARRLLKLFGHDQVSMVSATAGAEQEYFLVDKNFAVSRPDLYITGRTLFGAAPPKGQEFEDQYFGLIPTRVKAFMLDVERELYKLGVPVKTRHNEVAPGQYEVAPVYEFANVAHDHQQLIMNLLTRVADRHGLFCTLHEKPFAGINGSGKHVNFSLGNSTQGNLLEPGKTPHENLQFLTFSTAVIRGVFKYAPVMRAAIASASNDHRLGANEAPPAIMSVYLGEQLSDVFEQLKEGQLTSSLEASFLNLGADVLPVLPAHAGDRNRTSPFAFTGNKFEFRAVGSSQAIAMPLTVLNTIVADSLDYISTKLEAMEGDFDTNVVAVLSEVAKEVAPVIFDGNGYSEEWHQEAERRGLPNLRTTVEALPALTATETIEVFERFGVLSSAELESRKEIALEQYVKTLEMEAKMMLKIGRTQIFPAAIRYQRELASTCADLKVVGITFDTVTLDKMTLSVKVLQDNLNELEVLLNHDIEGETLEHATHLKEAVLPKMAEIRALADSLEAFVADDIWPLPTYQEMLFIR from the coding sequence ATGGGTGCTTCCAAACGCTTTAATGCGATTTCTACCATTATCAATGCAGACCCTGTTTCCGATTCGTTCGATTATATGAATGAGCCCAGTGGGGCGCTCTACGGAACCAATGTCTTTAGCCCAGATGTGATGAAGAACGTGTTGCCAAAGCAGGTATATCGTTCCCTTATGGATACCATCCGCGACGGCAAGCCGCTGGACATGTCCACCGCCGACGCAGTGGCTTCGGCCATGAAAGACTGGGCGCTTTCCAAAGGCGCAAGCCACTATGCCCACATTTTTTATCCGCTCACAGGCCGCACTGCCGAGAAACATGATTCGTTCTTTGAGCCAGACGGATATGGAAAGATTGTAGAATTTACGGGTGCTACCTTGTTGCGTCAGGAGCCGGATGCGTCCTCCTTCCCAAGTGGCGGCTTACGGGCCACACACCAAGCACGCGGCTATACGGCTTGGGACCCCACAAGCCCTGCTTATGTCCTCGAAACGCCTAACGGGGTGACGCTTTGCATCCCAACGGCGTTTGTTTCTTGGACCGGAGAAGCGTTGGACAACAAAACACCCCTTTTGCGTTCAAAGCAGGTCTTGGATGCGCAGGCGCGGCGTTTGCTTAAGCTCTTTGGACACGACCAAGTGAGTATGGTCTCGGCCACTGCTGGTGCGGAACAGGAATATTTTTTGGTGGACAAAAACTTCGCGGTTTCTCGTCCAGACCTCTACATTACCGGGCGGACCCTTTTTGGTGCTGCGCCGCCCAAAGGCCAAGAGTTTGAAGACCAGTATTTTGGTCTTATTCCCACGCGGGTAAAAGCCTTTATGCTCGATGTGGAACGCGAATTGTACAAACTGGGCGTTCCGGTTAAAACCCGTCATAACGAAGTAGCGCCGGGTCAGTACGAAGTGGCACCCGTCTATGAATTTGCCAATGTTGCGCATGATCACCAACAATTGATCATGAACCTGCTAACGCGCGTGGCAGACCGTCATGGCTTGTTCTGTACCTTGCACGAAAAACCGTTTGCGGGCATCAATGGCTCTGGCAAGCACGTTAATTTCTCGCTCGGCAACAGTACACAAGGAAATTTATTAGAGCCAGGGAAAACACCACACGAAAATCTTCAATTTCTCACCTTTTCTACGGCGGTTATTCGAGGGGTCTTTAAATACGCACCTGTCATGCGGGCCGCTATTGCCTCTGCAAGCAACGACCATCGCCTTGGAGCAAACGAAGCCCCACCGGCCATTATGTCCGTGTACCTCGGTGAACAACTTTCGGATGTATTTGAGCAACTGAAAGAAGGGCAACTTACGTCGTCGTTGGAAGCCTCGTTCCTGAATTTGGGTGCAGATGTATTACCCGTACTTCCAGCACACGCCGGAGACCGTAACCGCACAAGCCCCTTCGCCTTTACGGGCAATAAGTTCGAGTTCCGCGCCGTTGGCTCCAGCCAAGCCATTGCCATGCCGCTTACGGTGCTGAATACCATTGTGGCCGACTCGTTAGACTACATCTCGACGAAGTTGGAAGCAATGGAAGGTGATTTTGATACCAATGTGGTGGCAGTACTTTCCGAAGTGGCAAAAGAAGTAGCGCCTGTAATCTTTGATGGCAACGGTTATAGTGAAGAATGGCATCAGGAAGCGGAGCGCCGGGGCTTACCTAACCTACGCACAACTGTAGAGGCCCTTCCAGCCCTTACAGCTACCGAAACCATAGAAGTTTTTGAGCGCTTTGGGGTGCTTTCTTCCGCAGAGTTGGAAAGCCGTAAAGAAATTGCGCTCGAACAATACGTCAAAACCCTCGAAATGGAAGCCAAAATGATGCTAAAAATCGGACGGACGCAAATCTTCCCCGCAGCCATTCGGTACCAACGTGAGCTGGCTTCCACCTGTGCCGATCTGAAGGTGGTGGGTATCACCTTCGATACCGTAACGTTGGATAAAATGACCCTCTCGGTTAAAGTATTGCAAGACAACCTCAATGAGTTGGAAGTCTTGCTAAACCATGACATAGAAGGCGAAACCTTGGAACATGCCACGCACCTGAAAGAGGCCGTTCTACCAAAGATGGCTGAAATCCGCGCCCTCGCAGACAGCCTCGAAGCGTTTGTGGCAGATGACATCTGGCCATTGCCAACTTATCAAGAAATGCTCTTTATCCGCTAA
- a CDS encoding nuclear transport factor 2 family protein, with protein MKTCFLLVLLVVPILGEKALAQSPNPPSDLMQISETLMDYIEGTANGDRTRLRRAFHPDFKLYTVTEQDSLRIRSGEAYMMGFKEGVKVNRLGRIVAIDYEKDAATAKVEIVIPNWRVFTDYFLLLKYEGRWKIVQKSYTWRPLPKSE; from the coding sequence ATGAAAACATGCTTCCTACTCGTTTTGCTGGTTGTACCCATTTTGGGTGAAAAGGCCTTAGCACAAAGCCCTAATCCCCCATCGGATCTCATGCAGATTTCCGAAACCCTGATGGACTACATCGAAGGGACAGCCAATGGAGACCGGACTCGGCTACGACGGGCATTTCATCCGGATTTTAAACTGTACACCGTTACCGAGCAAGACAGCCTTCGCATTCGGTCTGGAGAAGCCTACATGATGGGGTTTAAGGAGGGCGTGAAAGTGAACCGTCTGGGGCGGATCGTTGCGATTGATTATGAAAAAGATGCGGCAACCGCCAAAGTGGAGATCGTTATTCCAAACTGGCGGGTATTTACTGATTATTTCTTATTGCTAAAATACGAGGGGAGATGGAAAATTGTACAAAAAAGCTATACCTGGCGACCCCTTCCTAAATCTGAATAA